The following nucleotide sequence is from Nocardioides daedukensis.
CGGCGCCGAGTCGGCCGAGCGGCACCGGTTCATCGAGGGCTTCGTCACCGCCTCCCTGGTCTTCTGCACCGGCCCACTCACCATCCTGGGTTCCCTCAACGACGGACTGGGCAACGGCGCCGACCAGCTCTACCTGAAGTCCGCCCTCGACGGCTTCGCGGCCATCGCGTTCGCTGCGGCATTCGGGTGGGGCGTCGCAGCCAGCATCCTGACCGTAATCACGGTGCAGGGCGCCCTCACCCTGGTCGGCGTGGCACTGGGCGACGTACTGCCCGAAGCGCACCTTGCTGCGATCACGGCCGTGGGTGGCCTGATCCTGGTCGGCGTCGCTCTGCGCCTGCTGCGGATCCGCGAGCTCGCCGTCGCAGACCTGCTGCCGGCGCTCCTCGTCGCCCCGGTCGCGGTGGAAGTCGTCGTCCTCCTGCGCTGAACACAGTTTGGACACAGGACGGTGACAAAGCCGCCATTCGTCTATGACCTGGGTCACCCTGTGGATATAGTCCCGCTCAGTCCGAAGCCGGGATGGCGGCTGGACGTGTCCGGAATCCGTATGCGACAGGAGCCCTTCGTGCAACGGCGACTCACCCGATTCCTGAGCCTGGTGCTGGGGGTGTTCGCGCTCGCACTCATCGCCGGCGCCGCACCTTCCGCCGTGGCCGCCGGGAACACCCTGACCGGAACCGTGATCGACATCAACGGAGCTGCGGTGCCTGAGGTGACCGTCACGGTGGCCTCGGCCGATGGCAAGTTCACCGAGGACGTCGTCTCGGACGCCCAGGGTGGCTTCACCGTCGAGACCCCCGGCCCCGGTGACTATGTCGTCAAGGTCGACCCCGAGAAGGTCCCGCCCGGCGTGCGCGTCCCGGAGAAGGCCGAGGAGGGAGTCTCCATCACCCTCCCCTCGGACAAGATCGTCGAGCTCAAGCTCCGGCTGACCGAATCGGTCCACGGCACGATCCTCAACCAGGACGGT
It contains:
- a CDS encoding DUF554 domain-containing protein codes for the protein MPGIGTLVNVATVLLGALLGLLLGNRLPQRTRELVTDALGLVTLLIAAVSAFEVLSPALSAAVGDSAPMLILLASMLIGGIVGSLLRLESRVASLGGWLQSRLQGGAESAERHRFIEGFVTASLVFCTGPLTILGSLNDGLGNGADQLYLKSALDGFAAIAFAAAFGWGVAASILTVITVQGALTLVGVALGDVLPEAHLAAITAVGGLILVGVALRLLRIRELAVADLLPALLVAPVAVEVVVLLR